The window ACTACATGACCTCCAGGCTCCAGCATACTTGGTGCTTCATCTGGTCGGAATCTTTGTATCTGAGTCACACGGCGCTCGTTACCTCGCCTGGTCAGTTGTCACTTGACCATTTCTATCTTGGGCCTCCGACTGCAAATCCTGGCCCAAACAGCACCTAACTGATCACAGTCTCCAAGTGACTAACCGCAAAATTCAAAAGTGAATGACACTGCAGGCTGTGACGGTAAGCATTGGTAACAACCCAATCAAAAAGCTCCAAGCAGCTCTAACTAACTCCATGCCCCGGTAACTATAACCAATCTCAATCACCGACTCACCATTCCCCGTAACTGTAACCGATTTACAGAGAGGGAAAGAAAGCGAGTAAAAGTTTCTAGAGAGAGAGAGAGAGAGAGATTCAAAAAGAGAAAAGGAACCGCCATTTTTGAAAAGAGAGAGAGAGAGAGAGAGAACCATCAATGGCGCCGTTTCCATGTTCAAGCGAACGCACAGCTGCTTCGGCTTTGCTCCTCCTCACCGTCACACCACCACCACCACAACCTCCCAAGTACATCTCGTTTTCAATTTCGTTTGAATTTCATTTTGAATCTGCAAATTTCGTTTTCAAAAACCTCGATTCTGATTGCTGAGTTTTCACGCAGGGGCGGTTTTGATGACGGCGGTGAGTCATCGGTGGTGAGATCGGAGCTAGGAAAGAGCGAGATCACTAATTTCGGAGAACAGAGCTTTGTTTCTGGCGACTCCAAATCGTGCTGCACTTCCTTGCTCGCTAGATCCAGTGAGGAGACTCAAGCTCGCACAATCAGGATGATCACTCTTGCTGCTCTTCATCGTGATGTGAAGCTCAGAGTGAGCCTTCTCTCTCTGTTTCTCTTCGCTTTTTTTTTTTCTTCTAATTTTTGCTTATGCTGTGCAAATGTGACTGAGTCCTTCGTAGTTCGGCTAATTTTGTGCATAATCGGAGCTCTATTTGGTTGAATTTGAGCCTCACCGGAGCTCAGTTTAGCTTATTTTGTGCCTAATAGGAGTTCTGTTTGGCTCAAATCGGAGTGTGTTTTGATTCCGAGCACCTGAACACTTATTGCTACAGCTCTGTTTCTCTTCCATTTTTGCACTTTGCCTATTTTTTTTTCGCTCAATCGGACTCTTGTAATTCCGGCCAAAATTTGGCTAATTCTGGTTCTCAGCTCCACCTCCTGGAATCATTTTGTTCTCTCTGTTCTTCCTCCATTTTCGCATCTTTCACTTCTTCTTCTTCTTCTTTTTTCGGCTATTTTTGTGTATAATCTGTTCGTTAAATAATCTCTTGAATCCGATTCTCACTTTTGCCTCTATGAAATCAATTTGCTTTGTTTTCCCCAATTCCAGTTGTGATTTTATAGTTTCAAATTCCAGTTCGTCTTCGCTGCTAAATTAAACTGTTTTACAATAAAATTTTGAATCCGATTCCAGAAAAAGTGAGTAATCGGAAAGCTTGGTTCTAGATTTGAAATCCTCAAGTTCAAATCTATGAGATTTTGTGCTCTGTTTGAAATAGTAACTAAAATTCCCCTGAATCTCAGGCCGTGCAGAAAAACCGCTCCAAGATCCAAACCGGCGTGACATTCAACTCCTGGAGAACTCGCTCCGGCGTGAAGGTGGCCATGACGACGTCGTTTGCCTCCACTTCGTCGGAGTCCTCGTGCCTGTCCACCAGTTCCAGCGCGGCTTACTCTAGCGCGCGAAGCCGTCACTCCTACGAGCCGAAGCTAGCCGGGAGCTGGAGTAGGCTCGCGAGCATTGGTGAGCACACCAGGAAGATCAAGAAGCAGAAGAAGAAAACGAAGAAGGTCGGGTCCGCTAATATCCGACGCAAAGCTGACGCCATCCTGAAGCTGCTCTCTCAAGGCTGCCTCTCCGAAGTCAAGATCCGTCAGACTCTCGGTGACAGTCCCGACACTAGCAAAGCCCTCAGACTGTAATTAATTCTCTCCCCCTTTTTCTTTCTCTCTCTCTGTTCGACAGCTGTCAGTCTGCGTGTGCCTTTTTCGTTGATTTTGTAATGCACGTGAACCAGTGACCTAAAAGCGTGTGCGTTTAAAGCGTCGGGGTCTGAAATGTGACGTGGCAGGGTGTGATTGGCTGTTATGTGTTTTTATGCAGGTTGTTGAAATTTGAGGAGGTGAAAAGGACAGGCGCAGGAGGCCGTCGTAGTCCTTATATTTACACGGTACATTAATATTGGGAAAAAAAAAAAATAGCTAATGTATAATTTGGTATAATTATCGAACTATTTAAGGGTTTTTGTTTTAAATCATGTAACTAATTGCCTGCTTGGTTTACATCATTTTGCAGATAGCTTAAGGAGGAGGTCATTCGTAGCTAGGGTTTCAGCTTCAGCTATACGTGATCAAATCCGCTCCCTTGATATCGGGTTGTGGAAGTTTCGCTATTCATGGATAGGCAAGACGGATAATATATATATCTAATATGACTATATGAGTATTATCTATATCTATATCTATATAATACGCAGGTTATATAAGATCGAACAAGAAAAAGAACTGTTATTCTTACTAGCTATATATAGGTAGTTTTTGCAATATATATATATATCTGGCCTAGAATATCCTTGTTATGCGAGAATGGATCACGCATATTACTGTAGATGTAATATCGCATGACTGGGTATGCTGATGACTAATCGCCTCCTTCATGGGGTCAGCTTTAAAATGTATAATGGCTTTGCTTATACAGTACGTATTAGACAGTGATGCTTCATCGGTGATCGGAGCTTGATGACTTTAGTGTTGTAAACTTGTAACTGATGATAAGTGAATCGAAGAACTTGCTTTCCCAGCATGGCGTCATGATCATAGAGGCTAAGAAACGATTGTCCGTAGGCTCTAGCATGCTATAGCTTCTTTCTAATCTATGGCGTGCTTAGCAAAAGCAACTTCTTGGTTGCAGCAGTAGGGTACGTTATCAGTTGCAAGGCGAGGCCAGTATTTGATCTCTCCTACTCAAACCCCAATTATTGAAAGGTACGTTGTTAATTTGGAGGTCA of the Fragaria vesca subsp. vesca linkage group LG6, FraVesHawaii_1.0, whole genome shotgun sequence genome contains:
- the LOC101296598 gene encoding uncharacterized protein LOC101296598, giving the protein MAPFPCSSERTAASALLLLTVTPPPPQPPKGGFDDGGESSVVRSELGKSEITNFGEQSFVSGDSKSCCTSLLARSSEETQARTIRMITLAALHRDVKLRAVQKNRSKIQTGVTFNSWRTRSGVKVAMTTSFASTSSESSCLSTSSSAAYSSARSRHSYEPKLAGSWSRLASIGEHTRKIKKQKKKTKKVGSANIRRKADAILKLLSQGCLSEVKIRQTLGDSPDTSKALRLLLKFEEVKRTGAGGRRSPYIYTIA